A window of Heliomicrobium undosum genomic DNA:
TCCGCCAGGCTATGCCCGAGGTGGCGCTGACGACGGACTTGATCGTCGGGTTCCCCGGCGAGACGGAAGAGGATTTTGCCGACACGCTCGATCTGCTCGAAAAGGTCCGCTATGACAACGCCTTCACCTTCCTGTACTCCAAGCGCAGCGGCACACCTGCGGCGGAACTGGCGGAACAGGTCGACGCCGAGACGAAAAAAGCGCGCTTCCAGCGGCTGTTGCAACTGCAAAACCGGATCAGCCTGGAACACAATAAGGCCCTCATCGGGTCTGTCCAGGAGGTCCTCGTTGAAGGGCGCAGCAAGACGAACAAAGAACTGATGACCGGGCGGACGCGTGGCAACAAGATCGTTGTCTTCGCCGGCGCAGAGCAACAGGTGGGGGAGACGGTCCTGGTTCGCATCGATGAGGCGCGGACGTGGACATTGTTGGGAACGATGGCTTTGCTTTGAAAAATTGTGACGAGCAAGAGCAGATCCACAGGGGGAAGTTTTGGTTCGTTAGTTACAAAAATGTATAGCCTGTAAATTAGAAGGGTACGCTTTTTTCATGATGGAAAAAGCGGAGCCTCGGTTTGATGATTGGAAAAAGAGCCTCGACAACAAAACGGCAGCGCAAGCCCGTTTTGAGCGATGGCTCTTTCTTTATCTGTCCAAGGTGCTTTTTTCCGGGAAACCGGGGGAATTGCTGCGGTTTTCGGCGCCTTTTTTTGGCCGAACCGTAATGGATACATTGAATGAGTCGAAGGCGATGGCCTCGCTTTGGGGCCTGTCAACATATCATTTACGCTGGAGCGCGCAATCGGCCCATGTCTTTTTTTATGATCGCCAGAAACTTGAGGGAGTTTTGCGAGGTGTGGCCCAAAACCGCTTGTTTCATTTTTTGGGATACGGACCGAGTGTGACTGCCATGTCCTTCCTGGATGGATTGGCGGAGCGGTGGCGGCAGACGGGACAGATCCCGCATGAGATCGGCATCGCTGTCGGCTACCCGCTCAAGGATGTGCTGGGTTACATGGGCCTTGTCGATTTACCAAAGCGGATGGTGCGTGAATGGTGCATTTACGGCAGGGAAGGGGCGTCTCTCCAGCGAAAGGAACAGTATGATCTGGGATTGCAGCGAGGGCTGGAGTACTTGCGAACTGATCAGAGCGCAATGATTCGTGACGAACTATGCGGTCACCGGAGCTATACCACCTATGTGTGTCCTGAGGGGGATGTTGCGGTGCAGGAAGACCAATAAACCTGGTTATAACCGAATAAGTCAGCGATACGATGTTCGTTCACTTGTTTAACACCAACCCATCAATTGTTAGTGCGCCGATAAAAATGCCCTATCGCGAAAGCGATGGGGATTATTGTTTTCCTATGGAGTTTCTGTTAGAGGACATATGCCTTTGCGCCTGCTATAATATCCTATTATATTGATTTTGCTCCCTAGAGGAGCCGGGGAAACCGTGAGAAAGAGACAAGAAAGAGACCTGAAGGACGCCTACAGGAAACCTGAAGATTAATTATCGTTACGAGGTATCACCATGAAAGCTGTCACTCCCATGATGAAACAGTATCAGGAGATCAAGAATCGCCAGCCTGATGCAATCCTTTTTTTTCGTCTCGGCGATTTTTATGAGATGTTTGGTCCCGACGCTCTCCTGGCATCGCGGGAACTGGAGATCACTCTTACGGGACGGGACGCCGGTCTGGAAGAACGCATCCCCATGTGCGGCGTGCCCTACCACTCCGCCCAAGGGTACATATCGCGCCTCGTCGAGAAGGGGTATAAAGTCGCCATCTGTGAACAGGTGGAGGATCCTGCGGCGACCAAAGGGATCGTCAAGCGGGAAATTGTCCGTGTCGTCACCCCCGGCACCCTGATGGACACGAACATCCTTGAAGAAAAGAGCAACAACTACCTCGTCGCCGTGGCCCACATCGCTGATGAGTGGGGGCTGGCGGCGCTCGATGTCTTTACCGGCGATTATCTCGCGGCCCGCTGGCATGATCGCGACCTGGCCGCGTTTCAGGCGGAACTCCTCCGCCTGGATCCCAAGGAACTGCTCGTCCATCCTGCTGTAGCGGCCAATTTCCCCGAATTGACGGAAGGTTGGAAGAAGCAGGGCATTCTCGTCAGCCCCTATCCTGTGGAAGGCCTGACGGTGGAACAGGCGACGACGGTCATCAAGCGGCAGTTTAACTTGTCCAGTCTGGAAGCCTTCGGCTGCGCCCACTGGCCGGCGGCCATCGTCGCCGCTGCCATCAACCTGCGCTATGTCCAGGATACCCAGAAGGCCAATCTGCCCCATATCACTCGCCTAAGGACCTACACGACGGACCGTTTTATGCGCCTCGACCCAGCCACTCGCCGCAACCTGGAATTGACCCAGACGATGCGGGAGGGCAGCCGCAAAGGCTCCCTGTTAGGGGTGATTGACAAGACCGTCACGGCCATGGGCGGCCGGTTGATCAAGCGCTGGCTCGAACAGCCATTGGTTGACGCAGAGGGGATCTGTAAGCGTCAGGCCGTCGTTTCGGCGCTGGTTGATGACGGGCTCTTGCGCCAGGATTTGCGGGCGGAACTGCGGGCGGTGTACGATTTGGAGCGGCTGGCCGGCAAGGTGGCCTACGGCACGGCAAACGGCCGGGACTTGATCGCCTTGGCGTCGTCGCTAGAGACGCTGCCGATAATCCTGGACAAGCTGCGCCAGGGTCCGCCGGTGCTCGAAAAACTCGCCAGCCGAATCGACCCGCTTACCCCTGTGGCTCAGCGCATCACAGAGACGCTCGTCGACGAGCCGCCCGTCTCTGTCCGCGACGGCGGCCTGATCCGGAGCGGCTTTCACCCGGAAGTGGACGAACTGCGGGAGAGCGCCGGCTCCGGCAAGGAGTGGCTGGCCCGCATTGAACAGCGGGAGCGGGAGCGGACAGGGATCCGGTCGCTGAAGGTCGGCTTCAACAAGGTCTTCGGCTATTATATTGAAGTGTCAAAAGCCAACATGACCAGCGTCCCGACCGATTACATCCGTAAGCAGACCCTGGCCAACGGCGAGCGCTACATCACGCCGGAGTTGAAAACGTACGAGGAGAAGATACTCGGCGCCGAAGAGAAACTGACCCAGTTGGAATACCGCCTGTTTACGGAACTGCGGGACACTGTCGAGGCGGTGTTGCCGCAGTTGCAGAAGACGGCGGAGCAGGTGGCCCATCTTGATGTCTTTGCCGCCTTGGCTCAGGTGGCTGTCGAGCAGGGCTATATCTGCCCGGACATTCACGATTGCATGGAGATCCACATCCAAGGCGGTCGACATCCTGTCGTGGAGGCGCACCTGGGGCCCGGCGTCTTCGTGCCCAACGACACGCGCTTCAGTGATGGAGAGGCGCTGCTCCTGATCACCGGCCCCAACATGGCCGGCAAGAGCACCTACATGCGCCAGGTTGCCCTGATCGTGCTCCTGGCCCAGGTGGGGTCTTTTGTTCCGGCTACCTCCGCCGCTATCGGTGTGGTGGACCGCATCTTCACCCGCGTCGGCGCCTCCGATGATCTAGCGACAGGTCAAAGCACCTTCATGGTTGAGATGACCGAAGTGGCTCATATCCTGCATCATGCCACACCGCGCAGTCTCGTCGTCCTCGACGAGGTGGGGCGCGGGACCAGCACCTTTGACGGCATGGCCATCGCCTGGGCAGTGGCGGAGGCGATCCAGCGACTGGGCGCCAAGTCCCTTTTCGCCACCCATTATCACGAACTGGTCCGCCTGGAAGAAACACTGCCTGGCGTTCGCTGCTACACCATCGCCGTTCGCGAATCGGGTGACGATATCGTCTTTTTGCACCAGATTCGTCCCGGCGGTGTCAATAAAAGCTATGGCATCCAGGTGGCGCGTTTGGCTGGGTTGCCATCTTCCGTCATCCTGCGGGCACGGGAGATCCTGGCCAACCTGGAAAGCGACTCGAAAAAACGTCCGGATCGAAACGCTTCCGAGATAACGACAAATACATCCCCAGATCAACGCGTCCCTGTGGCCGTTGTAGCCAATGAAGCTTCCATTCACTTTGCTCATAAAGCCGCTGTCCCTCTATACGATGACAGCGACCCAGGGCAGTTGATGCTTTTCGGAGAACAAGGCCATGCTTCAACGCAGTTAAAGGGTAGTGAGGCCATGTCCCGCTTGGCCGAGGAACTTGATCGTTTGGACATCAACCGGATGACGCCTCTGGACGCCCTCAACTGGCTAGCCAAACAGCAGAAGAAATTGAAACGGGGGAGGTAGCCATGGGAGTCATCCAACGCCTTGACGCCCATACGGTCAACCAGATCGCCGCCGGCGAGGTTGTGGAGCGACCGGCCTCCATCGTCAAGGAACTCCTTGAAAACGCCCTCGATGCCGGCGCCACCCGGATCGATGTAACCCTTGCCGAAGGCGGGAAAAAACTGATTCGCATCATTGACAACGGCTGTGGTATGGCTGCCGATGACGCCGAGCTTTGTGTGGAGCGCCACGCCACGAGTAAAATCCGGCGAGCGGAAGACCTAATGGCCGTGCAGACCCTTGGCTTCCGGGGAGAGGCGCTCCCGTCGATCGCCGCTGTATCTCGTCTGGTCATCACCACTCGGAGAAGCATGGACAGCCAGGCCACACGAGTGCGGATCGAGGGCGGTGAACGCTATCCCATAGAGGCGGTAGGCGCGCCGCCAGGCACGACTGTGCAGGTGGAGGATCTTTTTTTCAACACGCCGGCCCGGCGCAAGTTTCTCCGTTCCGCCACAGCCGAAGGTTCCGCCTGCGCTGAGGTGATCTGGCGGCTGGCCGCAGCCCATCCCCAAGTCGCTTTTTCACTGACCCAGGGGAAACAGACTAGCTTCCGCTCCCCAGGGAATAATAAATCATTAGAGACCTTGTCGGCTGTCTTCGGCCGCGAGATCATCCCCTTTCTGCTGCCGCTGTCGGCCTCGGCGCCGGACGGCTGGACGTTGAAGGGTTTTGTCGGATCGCCGTCGCTGCACCGGAACAACCGCAATCACCAGAACTGGTTTGTCAACCAGCGTTGGGTGCGCTGCCGCAGCCTGAGTCAGGCCGTCGAAGAGGCCTATCACGGCATGCTGCCGGGGGGGCGGTTTCCCTTTTTTGTGCTCCATCTCGAACTACCGCCACAGACGGTTGACGTAAACAGCCATCCGACCAAGCAGGAGATCAAGATCGACCGGGAGCGGGATGTGGCTGACTTCACGCGTCAAGCGGTGTTGCAGACCTTGCGGAGCCGATCCCTTTCGCGACCTTTGTGGTCAGCGGCTCCGCTTCGAACCGATGGGGCGCCTCTAAGTCAGCCGACCACTCGTGACTTGACTCTGGCGCGTCAGAAAGATGCTTCGCCGCTTACGGCGATACAGGGGCGTATTTCATCGGCCCCCACCGCTTTCATAGGGGAAAAAACGGCGGAGGGAGAGCGGTGGAGACAAGACCGGTTACTGCTCCATCGAGAAGGTGCTGTTTCGCAGGTGTCAATGCCAACGGAGCAAGAGCGCCCAGAAAACCTGGAACGTTTGGGAAGCGCGGAACGCCTGGACCGCGACGACTTCAAAAGGCAGGGGAAAGAACCCTATCGGGAATCGGATCAGGAACTCCGTCCAGATTGTTTTCGGGAGTCTCTTGAGGAAACACACCCGACGGAATTTCCTCCGGAATCACAGTCCGAATCAATCCTGAAATGTCTCCCCGAAACGCTCCGACACCACCGGCAGGATCCAAGCGCAACGAAGGAATGCCAACCGGAGGAAGGGCTGGCGGCTGGGGATGTTGCCGACTGGATCCCCATCGGCCAGTTTCAGCGTTCCTACATCCTGGCTGAGGGCGGTGACGCCCTTTACCTGGTGGACCAGCATGCCGCCCATGAACGGGTGCTCTATCATGAGTTAAAAGAGCGCTACCTGAATGAAGCCGGCGAATGCGCCAGCCAACAACTGCTGCTGCCGGTGACGGTCACCTTGACGCCCGCAGAGTTTCAGGGGGCCATCGAGGCCATCGCCGAACTCCGTGACGCCGGTCTGATCGTGGAGCACTTTGGCGGCAACACCCTGCTGATCCGGGCTGTTCCGGTCGGCCTGCCGCCGGGAGAGGAAGAGGGTCTTTTCCGGGATATCCTCAACGGGCTGATGAAAGGCCTTCACGACCGGGAGGTCATCCGGGGGGCTGCTTTGAGCAGCATGGCTTGCCGCGGCGCTGTCAAGGCGGGCCAGGCGATGAGCCATGCCGAGATGAGCGCCCTCTTGCAACGGTTGGCACGGCTGGAAGGGGTCGACACCTGCCCCCACGGCCGTCCCTATCTGCTACGCATCGACCGGAGGGAACTTGAACGCCGCTTTTACAGGAGTTGACCATGGCGCAGCAGGAACATAGACTCAAACAGGACTCCGGGCAAACGGCGCCGTTCGGCCCGGAGCATCGCCCCGAACCGTGCTTCGAACACCGGTCGAAGGAGCTTCTCGTGACGACGGTCCACAAAAGCACCCCTGTGCTGGAGGAGCGGGCCCGGGCGCTGGCGGCGGAACTGGGCGCAGACTTCGTCCCTCGGGAGGGAAAATCGGCTGAACGTTTGACTCGGGAGGCCGGAGACAACGGGCTGCTGATCGTCGAAAAGAACAACCTGACTCTCTACCAAGGCGAGGAGACCTTCTTCTTTCACCCCAATATGGCGGTGTTGCGCATCCAGGCCCTGAAAAAGGGACAGCGTGATCCGCTTGTCCATGCCCTTGATATCCGTTCCGGTGATCGGATCCTCGACTGCACCCTCGGCCTGGGCGCTGACGCCCTCGTGGCCGCTTTCGCTGCAGGAGATGAGGGGGCGGTGACCGGGATCGAACACAACCGACTGATCGCGCTCATCGTCCGTGAAGGGCTGCAACACTTCCGGCATCGGAGGTCCGACGATCTGCACCGGGCCATGGCGCGCATCCGCGTGCTCCAAGGCGACCACCGCGCGCTGCTGAAAGGCTTTTCAAACGGCAGTTTTGATAGCGTCTATTTTGATCCCATGTTCCGCCAGGCGCTGCGCGCCTCCAACGGGATAGGGGGGCTTCGCCAACTGGCCGACCCCCGGCCGATTGAAGCGGATGTGATTGCAGAAGCGCGCCGGGTCGCCCGCCGCCGTGTCGTCATGAAGGAGCGGCGTGACAGTCCCGAGTGGGAGCGCCTGGCGCCGGAGCATGTCGAATGCGGGAAATACGCCCCTGTGGCCTACGGCATCTGGTCTGGAGGAGGTGAGGTTCTTGGGGGCGAACGATACACGTAACGATATGGTCGATGCCGCTTTGGATCCCCACGGCGCTAACCCGCTACTCCCACTTGTGCAGATCGTCGGGCCGACAGCAGTCGGCAAGTCTGACGCCGGCATCGCCGTAGCTCAGCGATTTAACGGCGAGATCATCTCCGGCGATTCCATGCAGGTCTACCGGGGGATGGACATCGGCACAGCCAAGTTGAAACAGGAGGAACGGGGCGGCATCCTCCACCATATGATTGATATCCTTGATCCCGATGAACCCTTCAGCGTGGCCGATTTTCAACGGAGGGTGACGACCCTCATCCCCGAAATCGTTAGCCGCGGCAGGCTGCCCATCCTGGTAGGGGGCACAGGCTTGTATGTGCGGTCGATTATCGATCACTATGAATTCACGGAAGAAGCTATAGACCTGGAACTGCGCCGGCGGCTGGAGCAGGAGGCTGACACCTCCGGGCTCGAAGCGTTGCACGGCCGCCTGGCTGAGGTTGACCCGAGAGCGGCGGCGCGGATTCACGTGAATGACCGCAAGCGCATCATCCGCGCCCTGGAAGTCTACCAACTGACAGGTCGCCGCCAAAGCGACTTCCACTATGCCGACTCAGTCCGGCAACCAAAATACCAGTTGGCGCCGATCGCCCTGACGATGGACCGGCAAGAGTTGTACCGTCGCATTGACCTGCGTGCCCAGATCATGATAGAATCGGGGTTGGTGGAAGAAGTAAAAGGGCTCCTAAAACGGGGATACGCGCCAACGCTTCCATCGATGCAAGCCATCGGGTACAAGGAAATCGTCGGGTACCTTCAGGGCGAATACGACCTTGCTCAGGCGCTCTACTTACTGCAGCGGGATACGCGGCACTTTGCCAAGCGTCAGTATACATGGTTTCGCCGGGACACCCGGCTGATCTGGTTTGCCGCCGACGCCATAGAGCGGGAAAGACTGATGGAAGGGATTTTCGACGCCGTCAGGAACGCTCTTGGAGGGCATGTAGAGAGAAATATAAATGATGGAGGGGCACTCAGATGACCAAACAACTCAATCTTCAGGATGCATTCCTGAATCAAGTGCGCAAAGAAAACCTCCCAGTCACCATCTTTCTGGTGAACGGCTTTCAAATCAAGGGGATGGTCAAAGGCTTTGACAGCTTTACTGTCTTCCTCGATGTAGAAGGCAAGCAGCAGATGGTCTATAAGCACGCCATCTCGACGATCATGCCCTTGCGTCCTGTCTCTCTTTCCATGGACGCCAACAAGGCTTAAAGGGAACTGCCAAAAAAGCGCCTCGCAGAGGCGTTTTTTTATGCCCATAAACTTGATTATATTTGCATCACTGGAAGGATTATGCAATAATTTGGGAGAATACATAACGGGAACCGTCTATGATGTTCCGAAGGGCGCTCCATCAGAAAGTAAAGGAATCGAGGTGGCAGCCATGAATGATCTTTCTGAACAGTTGGACGA
This region includes:
- a CDS encoding DUF3793 family protein, producing MMEKAEPRFDDWKKSLDNKTAAQARFERWLFLYLSKVLFSGKPGELLRFSAPFFGRTVMDTLNESKAMASLWGLSTYHLRWSAQSAHVFFYDRQKLEGVLRGVAQNRLFHFLGYGPSVTAMSFLDGLAERWRQTGQIPHEIGIAVGYPLKDVLGYMGLVDLPKRMVREWCIYGREGASLQRKEQYDLGLQRGLEYLRTDQSAMIRDELCGHRSYTTYVCPEGDVAVQEDQ
- the mutS gene encoding DNA mismatch repair protein MutS, translated to MKAVTPMMKQYQEIKNRQPDAILFFRLGDFYEMFGPDALLASRELEITLTGRDAGLEERIPMCGVPYHSAQGYISRLVEKGYKVAICEQVEDPAATKGIVKREIVRVVTPGTLMDTNILEEKSNNYLVAVAHIADEWGLAALDVFTGDYLAARWHDRDLAAFQAELLRLDPKELLVHPAVAANFPELTEGWKKQGILVSPYPVEGLTVEQATTVIKRQFNLSSLEAFGCAHWPAAIVAAAINLRYVQDTQKANLPHITRLRTYTTDRFMRLDPATRRNLELTQTMREGSRKGSLLGVIDKTVTAMGGRLIKRWLEQPLVDAEGICKRQAVVSALVDDGLLRQDLRAELRAVYDLERLAGKVAYGTANGRDLIALASSLETLPIILDKLRQGPPVLEKLASRIDPLTPVAQRITETLVDEPPVSVRDGGLIRSGFHPEVDELRESAGSGKEWLARIEQRERERTGIRSLKVGFNKVFGYYIEVSKANMTSVPTDYIRKQTLANGERYITPELKTYEEKILGAEEKLTQLEYRLFTELRDTVEAVLPQLQKTAEQVAHLDVFAALAQVAVEQGYICPDIHDCMEIHIQGGRHPVVEAHLGPGVFVPNDTRFSDGEALLLITGPNMAGKSTYMRQVALIVLLAQVGSFVPATSAAIGVVDRIFTRVGASDDLATGQSTFMVEMTEVAHILHHATPRSLVVLDEVGRGTSTFDGMAIAWAVAEAIQRLGAKSLFATHYHELVRLEETLPGVRCYTIAVRESGDDIVFLHQIRPGGVNKSYGIQVARLAGLPSSVILRAREILANLESDSKKRPDRNASEITTNTSPDQRVPVAVVANEASIHFAHKAAVPLYDDSDPGQLMLFGEQGHASTQLKGSEAMSRLAEELDRLDINRMTPLDALNWLAKQQKKLKRGR
- the mutL gene encoding DNA mismatch repair endonuclease MutL, whose product is MGVIQRLDAHTVNQIAAGEVVERPASIVKELLENALDAGATRIDVTLAEGGKKLIRIIDNGCGMAADDAELCVERHATSKIRRAEDLMAVQTLGFRGEALPSIAAVSRLVITTRRSMDSQATRVRIEGGERYPIEAVGAPPGTTVQVEDLFFNTPARRKFLRSATAEGSACAEVIWRLAAAHPQVAFSLTQGKQTSFRSPGNNKSLETLSAVFGREIIPFLLPLSASAPDGWTLKGFVGSPSLHRNNRNHQNWFVNQRWVRCRSLSQAVEEAYHGMLPGGRFPFFVLHLELPPQTVDVNSHPTKQEIKIDRERDVADFTRQAVLQTLRSRSLSRPLWSAAPLRTDGAPLSQPTTRDLTLARQKDASPLTAIQGRISSAPTAFIGEKTAEGERWRQDRLLLHREGAVSQVSMPTEQERPENLERLGSAERLDRDDFKRQGKEPYRESDQELRPDCFRESLEETHPTEFPPESQSESILKCLPETLRHHRQDPSATKECQPEEGLAAGDVADWIPIGQFQRSYILAEGGDALYLVDQHAAHERVLYHELKERYLNEAGECASQQLLLPVTVTLTPAEFQGAIEAIAELRDAGLIVEHFGGNTLLIRAVPVGLPPGEEEGLFRDILNGLMKGLHDREVIRGAALSSMACRGAVKAGQAMSHAEMSALLQRLARLEGVDTCPHGRPYLLRIDRRELERRFYRS
- a CDS encoding class I SAM-dependent methyltransferase; translated protein: MAQQEHRLKQDSGQTAPFGPEHRPEPCFEHRSKELLVTTVHKSTPVLEERARALAAELGADFVPREGKSAERLTREAGDNGLLIVEKNNLTLYQGEETFFFHPNMAVLRIQALKKGQRDPLVHALDIRSGDRILDCTLGLGADALVAAFAAGDEGAVTGIEHNRLIALIVREGLQHFRHRRSDDLHRAMARIRVLQGDHRALLKGFSNGSFDSVYFDPMFRQALRASNGIGGLRQLADPRPIEADVIAEARRVARRRVVMKERRDSPEWERLAPEHVECGKYAPVAYGIWSGGGEVLGGERYT
- the miaA gene encoding tRNA (adenosine(37)-N6)-dimethylallyltransferase MiaA, encoding MQIVGPTAVGKSDAGIAVAQRFNGEIISGDSMQVYRGMDIGTAKLKQEERGGILHHMIDILDPDEPFSVADFQRRVTTLIPEIVSRGRLPILVGGTGLYVRSIIDHYEFTEEAIDLELRRRLEQEADTSGLEALHGRLAEVDPRAAARIHVNDRKRIIRALEVYQLTGRRQSDFHYADSVRQPKYQLAPIALTMDRQELYRRIDLRAQIMIESGLVEEVKGLLKRGYAPTLPSMQAIGYKEIVGYLQGEYDLAQALYLLQRDTRHFAKRQYTWFRRDTRLIWFAADAIERERLMEGIFDAVRNALGGHVERNINDGGALR
- the hfq gene encoding RNA chaperone Hfq, translating into MTKQLNLQDAFLNQVRKENLPVTIFLVNGFQIKGMVKGFDSFTVFLDVEGKQQMVYKHAISTIMPLRPVSLSMDANKA